The window AAAACTATCCTCCTCATCTTTTCTTATAAATACTGTTATTTTGACAGCATCATCATAAACTATATTTTCTATAATAATTTCTTTATTTAATAGATAATTTTCTAGAATCCCATATAATGTGTAGTCAATTCTAAGTTTTAATTTAGTATGAAGAACTTTTTCAATAATCATACTTGCATTAATTCCTATTTTTGCTCCCTTTGTATAGGCTCTAATAAGTCCACCAACACCAAGTTTTGTTCCTCCAAAATATCTTGTTACTACAACAACAACATTTCTAAGGTCTTCTTTTTTTAGCACTTCTAAAGCTGGAATACCTGCTGTACCACCAGGTTCACCGTCATCACTAAATCTTTGTATATTACTATCCTTTCCTAAAACATAGGCATAAACATTATGAGTAGCATCCCTATGTATAGATTTAATTTTTTCAATAAATTTTAAAGCTTCATCTTCATTAGAAATAGGGGCTCCATATCCTATAAACCTAGATTTCTTAATAGAAATTTCATCTTTTCCATCTTTATATACAGTTTTATAGCTATTCTCCATTTTAAAACCTCCATACAACATGTCTTATAGCTATTATAACATTGTTTGTAAATAAAAAAAATAAAAGGGTATGTATTTACCCTTTTATGCATAAGCCCTATTTGTATCAAAGTCTTCTTTCAAATCTATATATTTTTTATAAGATAGGTTTACAAGGGATTTATCTTGATTATGAGATATCATTTCTATAGCTTTTTCTACCGAAAAGAAACCGCCATCCCTAAATCCTTCTTCTTTATTAACTTTAAATTTATCGTCTTCAGCTTCCATGATATACCAGGTCACCATATTATAAACTGGTTGTTCTCTAGATAAAGAAAAAAATTCGTAACTAGTTTCCCCCGCTGTTGAAACAATATTGGCCTTTACACCAGTCTCAAACTCTACACGACTAATAGCCGTTTCAGTAGGAAGTAAACCATTACGAAT is drawn from Tissierellales bacterium and contains these coding sequences:
- a CDS encoding NUDIX hydrolase, with product MIVRNCAGGVVFREDKVFILKNDKEQWVLPKGKIRNGLLPTETAISRVEFETGVKANIVSTAGETSYEFFSLSREQPVYNMVTWYIMEAEDDKFKVNKEEGFRDGGFFSVEKAIEMISHNQDKSLVNLSYKKYIDLKEDFDTNRAYA
- a CDS encoding YigZ family protein, with amino-acid sequence MENSYKTVYKDGKDEISIKKSRFIGYGAPISNEDEALKFIEKIKSIHRDATHNVYAYVLGKDSNIQRFSDDGEPGGTAGIPALEVLKKEDLRNVVVVVTRYFGGTKLGVGGLIRAYTKGAKIGINASMIIEKVLHTKLKLRIDYTLYGILENYLLNKEIIIENIVYDDAVKITVFIRKDEEDSF